In one Gemmatimonadota bacterium genomic region, the following are encoded:
- the metF gene encoding methylenetetrahydrofolate reductase [NAD(P)H], with the protein MSLPLSQPFQVSFEFFPPKTAEMEENLWRAVKRLEPLAPRFVSVTYGAGGSTRERTHNTVHRILSETTLQPAAHLTCVGATRAELDEVADDYWTSGVRHIVALRGDPPASSEPHYTPTPNGYAYASDLVSGLKARHDFEISVATFPEGHPDSTSLDRELDNLKRKIDAGATRAITQFFFDNWTYIKFVDRARKAGITVPIVPGIMPVTNFASMQKFAASAGASVPRAMATLFEGLEHDTETRKLVAATYAAEQCQRLADSGVTEFHFYTLNRADLTYALCHILGLRPTTPDVNGQPLTVNR; encoded by the coding sequence ATGTCGCTTCCGCTCAGCCAGCCGTTTCAGGTCTCCTTCGAGTTCTTCCCTCCCAAAACTGCGGAGATGGAAGAGAACCTCTGGCGCGCCGTCAAACGGCTTGAGCCACTCGCGCCACGCTTTGTGTCGGTCACCTACGGGGCGGGTGGCTCCACGCGCGAACGCACGCACAACACCGTGCACCGCATACTCAGCGAAACCACACTGCAGCCGGCCGCGCATCTCACCTGCGTGGGCGCCACGCGCGCCGAGTTGGACGAGGTCGCCGACGACTACTGGACGAGCGGCGTGCGCCACATTGTGGCGCTGCGCGGCGACCCGCCGGCCTCTTCTGAGCCGCACTATACGCCCACGCCGAACGGCTACGCCTACGCCTCAGACCTCGTGAGCGGACTCAAGGCGCGCCACGATTTTGAAATCAGCGTGGCCACCTTCCCCGAAGGGCACCCGGACTCCACCTCGCTCGATCGCGAGCTCGACAATCTCAAACGCAAAATCGACGCGGGTGCTACGCGTGCGATCACCCAGTTTTTCTTCGATAACTGGACCTATATCAAGTTTGTCGACCGCGCTCGCAAAGCGGGGATCACCGTGCCGATTGTGCCGGGGATTATGCCGGTCACGAACTTTGCCTCGATGCAGAAATTTGCGGCCAGCGCTGGCGCGAGTGTGCCGCGCGCCATGGCTACGCTGTTCGAAGGGCTCGAGCACGACACCGAAACGCGCAAACTGGTCGCCGCGACGTATGCGGCCGAACAGTGCCAACGGCTCGCCGACTCGGGCGTGACCGAGTTCCACTTCTACACGCTCAACCGCGCGGACCTGACGTACGCGCTGTGCCATATCCTTGGGCTGCGCCCAACGACACCCGACGTTAACGGTCAACCGTTAACGGTCAACCGTTAA
- a CDS encoding MFS transporter: protein MKHVPAKARRHLIPFMFLLYVVSYLDRINVGFAALRMNADLGFTPAVYGLGAGIFFLGYSLLEVPSNLILERVGARAWIARIMITWGVISAGMMFVTTPASFYALRLLLGIAEAGFFPGMILYLTYWFPAAERARAMALFITSTAMAGIIGGPISGFLLSMDGALGLRGWQLLFLAEGLPAVLLGFVVWRVLPNGPAEATWLTTEEKAWLIERLRTEREAKDNTRHFTLREALLEPRVFLLGLLYFCLTMGIYGIGFWLPQLLRQFSQGGDAAIGVLSAIPYIAAAVAMVVIARHSDKTGERRWHIALSAFAGSLGMAISAVATTPTVVLAAISLAAIGIWGALGTFWTLPTAFLSGTAAAGAIALINAIGNIGGFASPYLIGLVRGQTDSFTAAWLLLSACLGVGGVLVLNIRLGGAGPSRREAGSR from the coding sequence ATGAAACACGTCCCCGCCAAAGCTCGGCGTCATCTGATTCCCTTCATGTTCCTGCTGTATGTCGTCTCGTACCTCGACCGGATCAACGTCGGGTTCGCGGCGCTCCGGATGAACGCTGACCTTGGGTTTACGCCGGCCGTCTATGGGCTCGGCGCCGGGATCTTCTTCCTCGGCTACAGCTTGCTCGAGGTGCCGAGCAATCTGATCCTCGAGCGGGTGGGAGCGAGGGCGTGGATCGCGCGTATCATGATCACCTGGGGCGTGATCTCTGCTGGCATGATGTTCGTCACGACCCCCGCGAGCTTCTATGCTCTCCGATTGCTGCTCGGAATTGCGGAGGCTGGTTTTTTTCCAGGGATGATCCTCTACCTGACCTATTGGTTTCCGGCCGCCGAGCGTGCGCGGGCCATGGCGCTGTTTATTACGTCGACGGCCATGGCTGGAATCATTGGCGGGCCGATTTCAGGATTTCTCCTGTCGATGGACGGTGCGTTGGGACTGAGGGGATGGCAGTTGCTCTTCCTTGCTGAGGGGCTTCCGGCCGTGCTGCTCGGGTTCGTCGTGTGGCGGGTGCTGCCCAATGGTCCAGCAGAAGCGACGTGGCTCACGACGGAGGAGAAAGCGTGGCTCATCGAACGACTCAGGACCGAGCGAGAGGCGAAAGACAACACGCGCCATTTCACCTTACGCGAGGCATTGCTGGAGCCCCGCGTGTTCCTGCTCGGTCTCCTGTACTTTTGCTTGACCATGGGGATCTACGGAATTGGTTTTTGGCTGCCGCAGCTCCTCAGGCAGTTCTCCCAAGGAGGAGATGCCGCGATCGGCGTATTGTCGGCGATTCCGTATATCGCGGCAGCGGTGGCCATGGTGGTTATTGCCCGACACTCGGATAAAACCGGGGAGCGGCGATGGCACATCGCCTTGTCAGCCTTTGCCGGTTCACTCGGCATGGCGATCAGTGCAGTGGCAACGACGCCCACGGTGGTGCTTGCCGCCATCTCGCTCGCCGCGATTGGGATTTGGGGCGCGCTCGGTACCTTCTGGACTCTGCCGACGGCTTTTCTTAGTGGAACCGCGGCTGCCGGTGCCATTGCCTTGATTAATGCGATCGGCAATATCGGCGGCTTTGCGAGCCCGTATCTGATCGGGCTGGTGCGTGGTCAAACCGACTCGTTCACCGCCGCGTGGCTACTGCTGAGCGCGTGCCTTGGGGTCGGTGGAGTGTTGGTGCTCAACATCCGACTCGGGGGTGCTGGGCCATCGAGGAGGGAGGCAGGAAGCCGCTAG
- a CDS encoding ABC transporter permease, protein MPDSQTSALFSLSALRQDLRFARRMLVKSPLFTGIVVLTLALGIGLNAAVFSAVEALLLRPLPGAREASELVQVYRSWPNEPYGSNSVLHFWDVRRRATDVFAGTAAWSFGYMNVSTGERPVRLLGQIVSADFFSVLGVNAVRGRTFVPAEDEGRGAHPVAVLSDGGWQSIFGGDPNVVGRKLLVNGQSTEIIGVAPPDFRGPLPLAMPALWMPLMQLKQLQPAAEFDSRGNNFMNIIARLRPGISLAQGRARMSAISRDLRTEFPEEYEKSDILLVRQVDAGIHPSMRDAQVGMSAVVMVVVFLLLLIACVNVANLFLARARDRAREMAIRLALGARRSALVRQLLVESLLFSVVAGAAGLLLAWGTITLGNGITLPVDADFRPDFRLSPLVLTFSLAVTMLTGVLFGLAPALQATRPELIPALKGEAPAGGGRSRMTRGLVVAQMALSMVLLVCSGLFLANLRNATSVDKGFQGGNLLLGDLDPGLQGYSRSATEIFYRQLTERLAANPAIRSVGMADVMPLGTSNDTRGVEIPGYVPAKGEGMSIATSAVSPGYFRTMGIPLTKGREFTPQDDSNAVHALVVNQRFADRFWPGQDALGRTVHNGRRDYTVIGVVPTGRYRSLGEAPTEFMWFAQAQSWSSHMTVVLRTVGEPNSMIATLRNEVTALDANLPLSDIRSMDRHLGYTMLPARVTGAALGVFGVLGLLLASVGMYGVMAYSVSQRTREIGIRMAIGASPADVIRLVMRQGLTLVLIGTAIGLVGALGASRLLGSILYGGSALDPLTFVLVPLVLIGVAAAATYVPARRAAAVDPAITLRSD, encoded by the coding sequence ATGCCTGACTCCCAGACGAGCGCCCTCTTTTCCCTGTCGGCGCTGCGCCAAGATCTGCGGTTCGCCCGACGGATGCTGGTGAAGAGTCCGCTCTTTACCGGCATTGTTGTGCTCACGCTGGCGCTCGGTATTGGGCTCAATGCGGCCGTGTTTTCGGCGGTGGAAGCGTTGCTCCTGCGCCCGCTCCCCGGCGCGCGGGAAGCCAGCGAACTCGTGCAAGTGTATCGTAGTTGGCCCAACGAACCGTACGGCAGCAACAGCGTCCTGCACTTTTGGGACGTTCGCCGCCGTGCCACCGATGTGTTCGCGGGCACGGCCGCTTGGTCTTTCGGCTACATGAACGTCTCGACCGGTGAGCGGCCGGTGCGGCTGCTCGGTCAGATCGTGTCAGCCGATTTTTTCTCGGTGCTTGGCGTGAATGCGGTGCGTGGTCGCACGTTCGTCCCAGCGGAGGATGAGGGACGTGGCGCCCATCCGGTGGCGGTGCTGAGCGACGGCGGATGGCAATCGATTTTCGGTGGCGATCCCAATGTGGTGGGACGCAAATTGCTGGTGAACGGGCAGAGTACCGAGATTATTGGTGTTGCGCCACCGGACTTCCGCGGGCCGCTCCCGCTCGCCATGCCGGCGCTCTGGATGCCGTTGATGCAGCTCAAACAACTGCAGCCTGCAGCCGAATTTGATAGCCGCGGCAATAATTTTATGAACATAATTGCGCGGTTGCGGCCCGGCATCTCGTTGGCGCAGGGGCGCGCGCGCATGAGTGCGATTAGCCGCGACCTGCGCACGGAGTTTCCGGAGGAGTATGAGAAGAGTGACATTCTTCTCGTGCGGCAAGTTGACGCCGGGATTCATCCGTCAATGCGCGACGCACAGGTTGGGATGAGCGCGGTCGTGATGGTTGTCGTTTTCCTGCTCCTCCTCATTGCGTGTGTGAATGTGGCGAACCTGTTTCTGGCGCGTGCGCGCGACCGTGCCCGTGAAATGGCCATTCGTCTCGCGCTCGGCGCTCGGCGTAGCGCGTTGGTGCGACAGTTGCTCGTGGAGAGCCTGCTCTTTTCGGTGGTCGCGGGCGCGGCGGGTTTGTTGCTGGCCTGGGGAACGATCACCCTCGGCAACGGCATCACGTTGCCCGTCGATGCGGATTTTCGTCCTGATTTTCGACTGAGCCCGCTGGTGCTGACCTTTTCGCTCGCCGTGACGATGCTGACCGGCGTGCTGTTTGGTCTCGCACCCGCGCTGCAGGCCACGCGCCCCGAACTCATTCCGGCACTCAAGGGAGAGGCTCCCGCCGGCGGCGGTCGTTCTCGGATGACGCGAGGGCTCGTGGTGGCGCAGATGGCGCTCTCGATGGTGCTGCTTGTCTGCTCAGGGCTCTTCCTCGCGAATCTCCGCAACGCGACGAGCGTGGACAAAGGATTTCAGGGCGGGAATCTGTTGCTGGGCGATCTCGACCCAGGGTTACAGGGGTACTCGCGCTCCGCCACGGAAATTTTCTACCGGCAGCTCACCGAACGGCTCGCGGCAAATCCCGCGATTCGCTCGGTGGGAATGGCCGATGTCATGCCGCTCGGAACGTCGAACGACACGCGTGGTGTCGAGATCCCCGGCTACGTGCCGGCCAAGGGTGAAGGGATGTCGATCGCGACGTCTGCTGTGAGTCCCGGCTATTTCCGCACGATGGGGATTCCGTTGACCAAGGGGCGGGAGTTTACCCCGCAGGATGACAGCAACGCGGTGCACGCCCTCGTGGTGAACCAGCGATTTGCCGATCGCTTTTGGCCAGGCCAAGACGCGTTAGGGCGCACCGTGCACAACGGCAGGCGCGACTACACGGTCATCGGCGTGGTGCCCACGGGGCGCTACCGGAGCCTCGGCGAGGCCCCGACGGAGTTCATGTGGTTCGCGCAGGCGCAGAGTTGGTCATCGCATATGACAGTCGTGCTACGCACGGTCGGCGAGCCGAATTCAATGATCGCGACGCTCCGCAATGAAGTAACCGCGCTCGACGCGAATCTTCCCTTGAGCGACATTCGTTCTATGGATCGGCACCTCGGCTACACCATGCTTCCCGCACGCGTCACCGGCGCGGCGCTCGGCGTGTTCGGCGTGCTCGGGCTGCTCCTGGCCTCTGTTGGCATGTACGGCGTGATGGCATACTCGGTGTCGCAGCGGACGCGAGAGATTGGGATTCGCATGGCCATCGGCGCGTCGCCGGCGGATGTGATTCGGCTGGTGATGCGGCAGGGTCTCACGCTTGTATTGATTGGCACTGCGATTGGTCTTGTTGGCGCGTTAGGCGCATCGCGACTGCTCGGGAGCATTCTCTACGGTGGCAGTGCGCTCGATCCGCTGACGTTCGTATTGGTACCGCTCGTGCTCATTGGTGTGGCCGCCGCCGCGACATACGTGCCTGCTCGTCGCGCTGCGGCGGTTGACCCCGCCATCACTCTTCGGTCGGACTAA
- a CDS encoding IS5 family transposase (programmed frameshift) produces the protein MKPLLDDALWAVVEPLLPKERKPGKAGGRPRVSNKQVFTGILFVLRTGLPWQLLPLEMGCGSGSTCWRRFRSWTKRGIWRRLHALLLQELAWADEIDWDRVAIDSSTVAAKKGGNITGPNPTDKGRPGCKRHLVVDAKGVPLAVRLTKANVNDCQLFEEMLEAIPALKRRGPGRPRHRPGKAHADKGYDFRKCRDACRTRGIKHRIARRGIESRERLGRHRWVVERTFAWLNRQRRLILRYDRWASHYSGFLHLGCALICWYYVAKL, from the exons ATGAAACCTCTTCTCGACGATGCGCTGTGGGCGGTCGTAGAGCCGTTGTTGCCCAAGGAACGGAAGCCGGGCAAGGCGGGCGGACGACCGCGCGTGAGCAACAAGCAAGTCTTCACCGGTATTCTCTTCGTGCTGCGCACCGGGCTGCCGTGGCAGTTGCTCCCGCTGGAAATGGGGTGCGGGAGTGGGTCGACGTGCTGGCGGCGGTTTCGGAGTTGGACGAAGCGCGGGATTTGGCGACGACTCCATGCGCTGCTGTTGCAGGAGTTGGCGTGGGCGGACGAGATCGACTGGGACCGCGTGGCCATCGACAGCTCGACGGTGGCGGCGA AAAAGGGGGGCAACATCACCGGCCCGAACCCGACGGACAAGGGCCGTCCGGGCTGCAAACGCCATCTTGTGGTCGACGCCAAAGGCGTTCCCCTCGCGGTCCGCCTGACCAAGGCGAACGTCAACGATTGCCAGTTGTTCGAGGAAATGCTGGAAGCGATTCCCGCCCTGAAACGTCGCGGCCCCGGTCGACCGCGCCACCGTCCGGGCAAGGCCCATGCGGACAAGGGCTACGACTTCCGGAAGTGTCGGGACGCGTGCCGGACGCGCGGCATCAAGCACCGCATCGCTCGTCGGGGCATCGAGTCGAGGGAGCGCCTAGGTCGGCATCGCTGGGTCGTCGAGCGCACTTTTGCGTGGCTCAATCGGCAACGGCGCCTCATCTTGCGCTACGACCGCTGGGCCTCGCACTACTCGGGCTTCCTGCATCTCGGCTGCGCGCTCATCTGCTGGTACTACGTCGCGAAGTTATGA
- a CDS encoding TonB-dependent receptor, which translates to MNLRHSIRALLPLVLLVLTSTVARASAHSAPGAPMADLHGTVTDSASGSPIGSAEIAVTRDGRVVAATQSDAFGRFLVHNLADGTYKLVVHFIGFRPAERTVVVRGGTTPRLSIALTAAVVTLSAVQISAQAPIAVDTRTGDQTYTEERAHEAPTTSSSQIIQQSVAGAVRAPSGEVHIRGQHAEYTYYVDGVPVPSGISGSLNELFDPKIVNNIKFKTGGWDAEYGNKNAAVIDVTTRVPSGGFHLNASAFDGAFNTNGQSLSASTNSGKVGFFASFSRQGTDMRKEPVAFDTVSFKPYNFHNHGEDLFGFAKLQISASNTDLVNLEANWSRTKFQVPFDTAGGVSADDNQEDMNAFVNLGWRHRFGDVTAKDADEAKGGELFAGLFHRTGSLKFVPGLADDPQFSFYPDPTVYSLRENRSFTTDGLKLDYSYRPDHEFEFKTGVLAQFTNGSESFSTFTPAGKDGPASNSALNGSDIGGYAQIAWSLTEQLELRAGARYDAHTAPFAGTQSQLSPRIKLNYYLDQSNTFYAYYGRLFVPTNVEDLRAITSVAQGGVPALPTLPERDHFFEAGLIHRFPQGVVAKLSGYHKESSPGIDDNTVPGSAIVTSVNIEQVRIDGLEAVLEVHPEDSPLSANLNVAISHAYGSGTITGGFFPDAPPKGYFDLDHDQRLSVLGNVAYTEGRYFVSATGIYGSGLTNGVAPSDCACTYGRGLFDFNSGIKVKPNFVVNASAGLTFVVGETTVRPEVYVDNLFDSHYLLKGTFFSGASVGRPRSVQLRVNVGI; encoded by the coding sequence GTGAACCTCCGTCACTCCATTCGGGCACTGCTGCCCCTTGTCCTCCTAGTGCTCACGTCCACCGTTGCCCGCGCCTCCGCCCATTCGGCGCCCGGCGCTCCGATGGCCGACCTGCACGGAACTGTCACTGACAGCGCGTCGGGCTCACCCATCGGGTCGGCCGAGATCGCGGTGACGCGTGACGGCCGCGTGGTGGCCGCTACGCAATCCGACGCCTTCGGTCGATTCCTCGTACACAACCTCGCCGACGGGACCTACAAGCTCGTCGTGCACTTCATCGGGTTCCGTCCCGCGGAACGGACGGTCGTCGTTCGCGGCGGCACCACACCGCGCCTTTCCATCGCACTCACGGCAGCCGTGGTGACGCTATCCGCCGTGCAGATCAGCGCGCAGGCGCCGATAGCGGTGGATACGCGCACCGGCGACCAGACGTACACCGAGGAACGCGCCCACGAGGCCCCCACGACGTCGTCGTCGCAGATCATCCAGCAGTCGGTGGCGGGCGCGGTACGCGCGCCTTCGGGCGAGGTGCACATCCGCGGGCAACATGCCGAGTACACGTACTACGTGGATGGCGTGCCGGTGCCGAGCGGCATCTCGGGGAGTCTCAACGAACTGTTCGACCCGAAGATCGTGAACAACATCAAGTTCAAGACGGGCGGGTGGGACGCCGAGTACGGCAACAAGAACGCCGCCGTGATCGACGTCACGACGCGCGTGCCGTCGGGTGGGTTCCACCTGAACGCGTCAGCGTTCGACGGCGCCTTCAACACGAACGGCCAGTCGCTGAGCGCGAGCACCAACAGCGGCAAGGTCGGATTCTTCGCGTCGTTCTCGCGGCAGGGCACCGATATGCGCAAGGAACCGGTGGCGTTCGACACCGTGTCGTTCAAGCCGTACAACTTCCACAACCACGGCGAGGACCTCTTCGGCTTCGCCAAGCTGCAGATCAGCGCGTCGAACACCGACCTCGTGAATCTCGAGGCGAACTGGTCGCGCACGAAGTTCCAGGTGCCGTTCGACACGGCGGGCGGCGTGAGCGCCGACGACAACCAGGAAGACATGAACGCCTTCGTGAACCTGGGCTGGCGGCACCGGTTCGGCGACGTGACGGCCAAGGATGCCGACGAGGCGAAGGGCGGCGAGCTGTTCGCCGGGCTCTTCCACCGGACCGGGAGCCTGAAGTTCGTTCCTGGATTGGCTGACGACCCGCAGTTCTCGTTCTATCCCGATCCCACGGTGTACAGCCTCCGAGAGAACCGTTCGTTCACGACGGACGGGCTGAAGCTCGACTACAGCTACCGGCCGGACCACGAGTTTGAGTTCAAGACCGGCGTGCTCGCGCAGTTCACGAACGGATCGGAGTCGTTTTCCACCTTCACGCCGGCGGGCAAGGACGGTCCGGCGTCGAACTCGGCGCTCAACGGCAGCGACATCGGCGGCTACGCGCAGATCGCCTGGTCGCTCACCGAGCAACTCGAGTTGCGCGCCGGCGCGCGCTACGACGCGCACACGGCGCCGTTCGCAGGGACGCAGTCGCAGCTCAGCCCGCGTATAAAGCTCAACTACTATCTCGATCAGTCGAACACTTTCTACGCATACTACGGCCGGCTGTTCGTGCCGACGAACGTCGAGGACCTGCGCGCCATCACGAGTGTCGCGCAGGGGGGCGTCCCGGCGCTGCCGACCCTGCCGGAGCGCGACCACTTCTTCGAGGCTGGCCTCATCCATCGGTTCCCGCAGGGCGTCGTGGCGAAGCTCTCGGGCTACCACAAGGAGAGCTCGCCGGGCATCGACGACAACACGGTCCCGGGCTCGGCGATTGTGACGTCGGTGAACATCGAGCAGGTGCGCATCGACGGGCTCGAGGCGGTGCTGGAGGTGCATCCCGAGGACTCGCCGCTCTCGGCGAACCTCAACGTCGCGATCTCGCACGCCTACGGAAGCGGCACGATCACAGGCGGTTTCTTCCCTGACGCGCCTCCGAAGGGCTATTTCGACCTCGACCACGACCAGCGCCTCTCGGTCCTCGGCAACGTGGCGTACACGGAGGGGAGGTATTTTGTGAGCGCGACGGGGATCTACGGGAGCGGGCTCACGAACGGCGTCGCGCCCAGTGATTGCGCTTGCACGTACGGGCGCGGGTTGTTCGACTTCAACTCGGGCATCAAAGTGAAGCCGAACTTCGTCGTGAATGCGAGCGCGGGGCTCACGTTCGTCGTCGGCGAGACAACAGTGAGGCCGGAGGTGTACGTCGACAACCTGTTCGACTCACACTATTTGTTGAAGGGGACGTTCTTCAGTGGGGCGTCGGTGGGGCGGCCGCGGAGCGTGCAGTTGCGAGTGAACGTGGGCATCTGA
- a CDS encoding HlyD family efflux transporter periplasmic adaptor subunit gives MDIARTPPSKTRRNRLIAAGVVALVLVSVWLMRLGPASQSVDRSAVLIDSVRKGDVVRDVRGPGTLVPEHIRWITAQASARVERLASESGKHVGTGELLLELSNPDLQIQTMQAEQQVRQAQIELLNLKTNLRGQLLSQQGVVATTHTQYVSATQEAMAADSLSKRKLVSSFELANRTALAEEYTTRLRVEQSRLKLMEQAIDSQIATQASQVVQLRAIADNQQERLRSLMVRAPEGGVLQDLTLQLGQWVPAGATLAKVVQPGTLKAVLRIPEGQAKDVAIGQKASVDTRNGIVAGHVTRKDPSAQNGTVTVDVSLDGALPKGAVPDLSVDGTIVIEKLTNVMYSGRPSFGTGAGTASLFKLVDGGRAAVRVSVELGRSSVNVIEIIRGLEVGDKIIVSDMSQYANAARLRLK, from the coding sequence ATGGACATCGCTCGAACTCCGCCTAGCAAGACACGCCGCAACCGGTTGATCGCGGCTGGTGTCGTTGCGCTTGTGCTTGTCAGCGTGTGGCTGATGCGCCTCGGCCCCGCCTCGCAGAGCGTGGACCGCTCGGCGGTGCTGATTGACAGCGTACGCAAAGGCGACGTGGTGCGCGACGTGCGTGGCCCCGGCACGCTGGTGCCGGAGCACATTCGCTGGATCACAGCGCAGGCGAGCGCACGTGTGGAACGGCTCGCGAGCGAGAGTGGCAAGCATGTGGGCACTGGGGAATTGTTGCTCGAGTTGAGCAACCCCGACTTGCAGATTCAAACGATGCAAGCCGAGCAGCAGGTGCGGCAAGCGCAGATTGAGTTGCTGAATTTAAAGACCAATCTGCGCGGGCAACTCCTCTCGCAGCAGGGCGTGGTGGCCACCACGCACACGCAATATGTGAGTGCGACACAGGAAGCGATGGCTGCCGACTCGCTGTCCAAGCGCAAGCTGGTGTCGAGTTTTGAACTCGCCAACCGCACCGCGCTCGCCGAGGAATACACGACGCGCCTCCGGGTGGAGCAGTCGCGGTTGAAGCTGATGGAGCAGGCCATCGATTCGCAGATCGCGACGCAGGCGAGTCAGGTGGTGCAGCTCCGTGCGATTGCGGACAATCAGCAGGAGCGGTTGCGGTCATTGATGGTACGGGCGCCTGAGGGCGGCGTGCTGCAAGATCTCACGTTACAACTCGGGCAGTGGGTGCCGGCAGGCGCGACGCTCGCGAAAGTGGTGCAACCTGGCACGCTGAAAGCCGTCTTGCGCATTCCTGAGGGGCAGGCCAAGGATGTGGCTATCGGCCAGAAGGCGAGCGTGGACACGCGCAATGGCATTGTGGCCGGGCATGTGACGCGCAAAGATCCGTCCGCGCAGAATGGCACCGTGACGGTGGATGTGTCGCTGGACGGTGCATTGCCAAAAGGCGCCGTGCCCGATTTGAGTGTGGATGGCACCATTGTGATCGAGAAACTCACCAACGTCATGTACAGCGGCCGTCCGTCCTTTGGCACAGGCGCTGGCACGGCCTCGCTCTTCAAGTTGGTGGACGGCGGCAGGGCGGCCGTGCGCGTGTCGGTGGAGCTGGGGCGAAGCTCGGTAAACGTTATCGAGATCATTCGCGGGCTCGAGGTGGGAGACAAAATCATCGTATCCGACATGTCGCAGTACGCGAATGCGGCTCGTCTGCGCCTCAAGTAG
- a CDS encoding ABC transporter ATP-binding protein: protein MASTPGSTLIRLEGIQKVFLTDELETHALADVNFEIAKGEYVAISGPSGCGKTTLLSILGLLDTPTGGEYTLAGERVARLTPLERARVRNRQIGFIFQAFNLIGDLTVAENVELPLTYRDMPESERKDRVAAALARVEMSHRAKHFPGQLSGGQQQRVAVARAVAGDPAILLADEPTGNLDSRNGESVMTLLRELHANGSTICMVTHDVRYAEHADREVRLFDGRVVETAAV, encoded by the coding sequence ATGGCATCGACCCCAGGCTCCACCCTGATTCGCCTTGAGGGAATCCAAAAGGTGTTTCTGACTGACGAACTCGAAACGCATGCGCTGGCGGACGTGAACTTCGAGATTGCGAAGGGGGAATACGTTGCCATCAGCGGGCCGTCTGGCTGCGGCAAGACCACCTTGCTCTCAATCCTCGGCTTGCTCGACACGCCGACGGGCGGCGAGTACACGCTCGCCGGCGAGCGCGTCGCGCGACTGACGCCGCTGGAGCGAGCCCGCGTACGGAATCGGCAGATCGGATTTATTTTTCAGGCGTTCAATTTGATTGGCGATCTCACCGTCGCCGAGAATGTGGAGCTGCCGTTGACGTACCGCGACATGCCCGAGAGCGAACGGAAGGATCGCGTGGCCGCGGCGTTGGCGCGGGTGGAGATGTCGCATCGCGCCAAGCATTTTCCTGGGCAACTGAGCGGCGGTCAGCAGCAGCGCGTGGCGGTGGCGCGCGCCGTGGCGGGCGATCCGGCCATTCTGCTCGCCGACGAGCCCACCGGCAACTTGGATTCGCGCAATGGCGAGTCGGTGATGACCTTGTTGCGCGAATTGCACGCGAACGGCTCCACCATTTGCATGGTGACGCACGACGTGCGGTATGCCGAGCACGCGGACCGTGAGGTGCGGCTTTTTGATGGGCGCGTGGTGGAGACTGCGGCAGTCTGA
- a CDS encoding SCO family protein — protein MSRRTRWWWVTLAPLLLVVAWVAVSRLGQPAQSLPVQSTGGDFTLTDHNSTPFALTSLRGKVVLIFFGYSLCPDVCPTTLSKLSSVVRRLGDERTKITTLYITVDPERDTPEVLKVDLASFDLDAVGLTGSRADIDRVLKMYGASYEIVPKPESAARYSVTHTTTLYALDTKGRVRLQFRYEASVDEIVAGLKAILAAEP, from the coding sequence GTGAGTCGCCGCACGCGGTGGTGGTGGGTGACGCTGGCCCCACTCCTCCTCGTCGTCGCATGGGTCGCCGTGTCGCGACTGGGCCAACCGGCCCAGTCGCTTCCGGTGCAGTCCACGGGCGGCGACTTCACGCTCACCGACCACAACAGCACGCCGTTCGCGTTAACATCGCTCCGCGGCAAGGTGGTGCTCATCTTCTTTGGGTACAGCCTCTGCCCCGACGTCTGCCCCACGACACTCTCCAAGCTGTCGTCCGTCGTTCGCCGGCTCGGCGATGAGCGCACGAAGATCACAACGCTCTACATCACCGTCGATCCCGAGCGCGACACACCCGAAGTCCTCAAGGTGGACCTCGCCAGCTTCGACCTCGACGCGGTGGGGCTGACGGGCTCGCGCGCCGACATCGATCGTGTGCTTAAAATGTATGGCGCCAGTTATGAAATCGTCCCGAAACCGGAATCCGCCGCACGGTACTCGGTGACGCACACCACCACCCTGTACGCACTCGACACAAAAGGACGGGTGCGACTCCAGTTCCGCTACGAGGCCAGCGTCGACGAGATCGTCGCCGGCCTCAAGGCCATTCTTGCGGCGGAACCGTAA
- a CDS encoding copper chaperone PCu(A)C — protein sequence MMPTARLFHVALLSATVALASSAAPAITNALLAQNTAITAHDAWAREAAAGRTVTAVFVTVENSGATRRSIVSGKTDVADTLELHEMKANGSMMQMSPVKSIDVPAHGKVELKPGSLHIMLFGLKKPLTTGDTVKMTLTLDDGTKLSVAAPVRKMEGMK from the coding sequence ATGATGCCGACCGCCCGCCTCTTCCACGTCGCGCTCCTTAGCGCTACCGTCGCGCTCGCGAGTAGCGCTGCGCCCGCCATCACCAATGCCCTCCTCGCCCAGAACACCGCCATCACCGCCCACGATGCGTGGGCGCGCGAAGCCGCCGCAGGTCGCACAGTGACGGCCGTCTTTGTCACCGTCGAGAACAGTGGCGCGACACGCCGTTCCATCGTGAGCGGAAAGACCGATGTGGCCGACACCCTCGAACTCCACGAGATGAAAGCCAACGGCTCCATGATGCAAATGTCACCGGTCAAATCGATCGACGTCCCCGCACACGGCAAAGTGGAACTCAAGCCAGGGAGCCTGCACATCATGCTCTTCGGCCTCAAGAAGCCACTCACGACGGGTGACACCGTGAAGATGACGCTTACGCTTGATGACGGCACCAAGCTTTCCGTCGCGGCGCCGGTGCGAAAGATGGAAGGGATGAAGTGA